GCTGAATTGGGCGCCCTCAATATTCATAAACTCGTTCGCCGGCACATCGTAGGGCAGGTTGAGCCGTTTGCTTTTGTCATCCTCGTAGATGCGCTCGACGCCCATTAACTCAGCCTGCCAGATAATAGTGTGGAACGGGATGTTGTCCTTGCCGATGAAATTGAAGATTTTCGCCTGCGGGTTGTACCACCAATCCTTCCAGGCTTCGGGCTGACCGGTGTTCGCAGCCCATTCCACCGAGGCGGTGAAATAGCCCATTACCGCTTCAAACCACACGTACAGGCGCTTGTCCTCCCATCCCTCCAGCGGAACCGGGATGCCCCATTCCACATCGCGTGTGACGGCACGTCCCTTCAACCCGCCCTCGACGAAATTGCGGGCGAAATTTATGACAGAGGGTCGCCAGTGGTCCTTGTGCTCTTCCAGGTATGCGAGCAGCCTGTCGGTGAACGCAGGC
Above is a window of Acidimicrobiia bacterium DNA encoding:
- a CDS encoding class I tRNA ligase family protein: PAFTDRLLAYLEEHKDHWRPSVINFARNFVEGGLKGRAVTRDVEWGIPVPLEGWEDKRLYVWFEAVMGYFTASVEWAANTGQPEAWKDWWYNPQAKIFNFIGKDNIPFHTIIWQAELMGVERIYEDDKSKRLNLPYDVPANEFMNIEGAQFSKSRNWAVWLPDLLERYDPDAIRFYVTFTMPENRDSDFSWGEFVRRNNDDLVATWGNLA